From a region of the Bacillota bacterium genome:
- the sufC gene encoding Fe-S cluster assembly ATPase SufC, giving the protein MSQQPLLEIRDLHVSVDGKEILRGVDLTVNRGEIHALMGRNGSGKSTLAATLMGHPRYEVTKGEVLFEGQNLLEMEVDERARAGIFLAFQYPVAIPGVSVANFLRSALKSLRGEEMSAREFRNALKEEFRALHMPDSFGSRYVNEGFSGGEKKRLEIVQMGLIKPKLAILDETDSGLDIDGVRIVSENVNRIAGEDTGVLLITHYQRILRYIRPHFVHVMVNGRIIRSGDESLAHELEQRGYDWILREPGVEEKTLQEVG; this is encoded by the coding sequence ATGAGCCAGCAACCGCTTCTGGAGATTCGCGACTTACACGTTAGCGTGGACGGTAAAGAGATTCTGCGTGGAGTGGACCTCACCGTCAACCGCGGGGAGATCCACGCGCTGATGGGACGCAACGGTTCGGGCAAAAGCACGCTCGCTGCCACTTTGATGGGACACCCGCGCTACGAGGTGACCAAAGGCGAGGTGCTGTTCGAGGGACAGAACCTGCTGGAGATGGAGGTGGATGAGCGCGCCCGTGCGGGTATCTTTCTCGCCTTCCAGTATCCCGTTGCCATTCCTGGCGTGAGCGTGGCGAACTTCCTGCGCAGCGCGCTGAAGTCGCTGCGTGGTGAGGAGATGAGCGCACGGGAGTTCCGCAACGCCCTGAAAGAGGAGTTTCGCGCCCTGCACATGCCCGACAGCTTCGGGAGCCGATACGTGAACGAAGGCTTCTCGGGCGGTGAGAAGAAGCGGCTCGAAATCGTGCAGATGGGCTTAATCAAGCCCAAGCTGGCGATTCTGGACGAGACCGACTCGGGGCTGGACATCGATGGGGTGCGCATCGTTTCCGAAAACGTCAACCGAATCGCTGGCGAGGATACGGGCGTCCTGCTCATCACGCACTACCAGCGCATCCTGCGCTACATCCGTCCGCACTTCGTGCATGTGATGGTGAACGGGCGCATCATCCGCTCCGGCGATGAGAGCCTCGCACACGAGCTGGAGCAGCGCGGCTATGACTGGATCCTGCGAGAGCCAGGCGTCGAGGAGAAAACACTACAGGAGGTGGGTTAA
- a CDS encoding CPBP family intramembrane metalloprotease: protein MHLDPTIASLLVYVLWSAAGVGLIAWLLGHEGFTWKHLGWTGQMSLSSTVAAVTCTLLAIALWVPVKSFTDMVGIPYYWDPTRRHFMNPHSPQDLVTVFVLGVLCVPALEETLFRGYLLSVLYEQWGAFLGLLVHNLVFAAIHGYYGAGLMVYIFVWAMFPAWLFLRYRSLYPCLLMHALNNVFVDIVVPVFLAR, encoded by the coding sequence TTGCATCTGGATCCAACGATTGCCTCCCTGCTGGTATACGTGTTGTGGTCAGCAGCAGGCGTTGGGCTGATAGCGTGGTTGTTGGGGCACGAAGGGTTCACGTGGAAACATCTTGGCTGGACAGGCCAGATGAGCCTGTCCAGCACTGTCGCCGCTGTGACGTGTACCCTGCTTGCTATCGCGTTGTGGGTGCCGGTTAAATCGTTTACCGATATGGTTGGTATTCCGTACTACTGGGACCCCACCAGGCGACACTTCATGAATCCACACTCGCCACAGGATTTGGTGACAGTATTTGTGCTGGGAGTATTGTGCGTGCCCGCTTTAGAGGAAACGCTGTTTCGCGGTTACCTTCTGTCTGTATTGTATGAGCAGTGGGGTGCTTTTCTCGGTTTGCTAGTGCATAATCTCGTTTTCGCCGCCATCCACGGTTACTATGGTGCGGGGCTCATGGTATATATCTTCGTCTGGGCGATGTTTCCGGCGTGGTTGTTTCTGAGGTATCGTTCGCTTTACCCATGTCTTCTCATGCACGCACTCAACAACGTGTTTGTGGACATCGTGGTGCCAGTGTTTCTCGCTAGATAA
- a CDS encoding Rrf2 family transcriptional regulator, which yields MKITAQEEYGLRCIMHLARKPFGETVNVRQIAQYEGLSVAYVEKLLYLLNRAGLTESVRGAQGGYRLAYPADQITLRQVLDALGGVLIADSLCSQFSGDREICVHHGGCELHSVWSFVADYLSVVFNRITLKHLVEGEARPLVPSILSRTDNTISLSERQPAEVIQTSSEGR from the coding sequence GTGAAAATCACCGCGCAAGAGGAATATGGACTGCGCTGCATCATGCACCTCGCCCGCAAGCCGTTTGGCGAGACCGTGAATGTGCGCCAGATTGCGCAATATGAGGGGCTTTCCGTCGCCTACGTGGAGAAGCTGCTTTACCTGCTGAACCGCGCAGGCTTGACCGAAAGCGTGCGAGGCGCACAGGGCGGCTACCGACTGGCTTACCCTGCCGACCAGATTACCCTTCGGCAGGTGCTGGACGCGCTGGGCGGGGTGTTGATTGCAGACTCGTTGTGCAGCCAGTTCTCAGGCGACCGCGAAATCTGCGTGCATCACGGCGGCTGCGAGCTCCATTCTGTGTGGAGCTTTGTCGCGGACTACCTGTCGGTGGTTTTCAACCGTATCACTCTGAAACACCTGGTGGAGGGAGAGGCACGTCCGCTGGTACCATCCATCCTTTCACGGACGGACAACACAATCTCCCTCTCGGAACGCCAGCCAGCAGAAGTTATCCAAACATCGTCGGAGGGAAGATAA